From the genome of Papaver somniferum cultivar HN1 chromosome 2, ASM357369v1, whole genome shotgun sequence, one region includes:
- the LOC113353532 gene encoding PRA1 family protein F2-like: MTTYGTIPSGSGSMEFISRAKEQIYSGLGTRRPWKQMFLWEAFGAPHGLMEAYSRIKTNTAYFRMNYAIIVLVILFLSLIFHPISMIIFIAIIAAWVFLYFLRDEPLMIFGNMINDRIVLIVLSVVTIVGLMFTGVIPNVFTSVAIGAVVVLAHGALRKTDDLFVDDEEAAHGLPHKRPSSSSSG; encoded by the coding sequence ATGACAACCTATGGAACAATACCATCAGGATCAGGAAGCATGGAATTCATATCCAGGGCAAAGGAACAGATTTACTCAGGTCTAGGTACTCGAAGACCATGGAAACAAATGTTTCTCTGGGAAGCTTTTGGTGCACCACATGGTCTCATGGAAGCATACTCTCGGATCAAAACTAACACGGCGTATTTCCGTATGAATTACGCGATTATCGTGTTAGTGATTCTGTTCTTGAGTTTGATTTTCCACCCAATATCTATGATCATATTCATAGCTATTATTGCTGCCTGGGTGTTTCTGTACTTCTTACGTGACGAACCGTTGATGATATTCGGCAACATGATTAATGATCGGATTGTTTTGATTGTGCTTTCTGTTGTTACGATAGTTGGGTTGATGTTTACCGGTGTGATTCCGAATGTTTTCACGTCGGTTGCGATTGGAGCCGTGGTTGTTTTGGCTCATGGTGCATTGAGGAAGACTGATGATTtgtttgttgatgatgaagaagctgCTCATGGGCTGCCTCATAAacgtccttcttcttcttcttctggttag